The genomic segment GGATGTCGTGGTGCAAAGACAAATCCTGGAAAACCTGGTGCGGCTGCAGCGGGCCAGGCAAAACAGCATCGTCATCGTCTCGCACGATCTGGGGCTGCACTACCAGGTCGCCGATCAGGTCGCGATCCTCTATGCAGGCCGGCTGGTGGAGCTCGGCAGCGCGCAGAACGTGCTGCGCAATCCGCAGCATCCTTATACCCGGGGCCTGGTCGGGGCCTTGCCACGGCTTGGCGACCAACTGCCGCGCCAGGGCATCGATGGCCGGCCGCCCTCGTTGCTCGATCTCCCCGGGGGCTGCCGCTTCCTGCCGCGCTGCGCCAAGGCGCTTGCGTCCTGCGCACAAGCGCAGCCAGCGCTCAGCCCGGTCGGCCCCGGGTGGTTGGCCGCCTGCCATCGGCTCGGGGAGTGCCGCTGATGGGCAGCGCGCCGCCAATCCTTGCGATCGATGGGCTGCAAAAGACCTATGGCCGTGGCGGCCTGTTCGGCCAGAACGCCGGGCGGCGCGCGTTGGACGGCGTGTCGATGGTGCTCGACGGCGGCGGCGGACAAATCCTGGCCGTGGTCGGCGAATCGGGCAGCGGCAAGACGACGCTGGCCAGAATCATCCTGCGCCTGGTCAAGGCCGATGCCGGAACCGTGCGCATCGCCGGCGAGCCTGTCGTCGGCAGGCCGGACGGGACGGTCGACGACCAGCGCCTGCGCCAACTGGTGCAACCGATTTTCCAGAACCCGTTCGAGACCTTCAGCCTGCATCTGCCGGTCGACCAATACCTGATCCGCACGGCCATCAATCTGGGCGATGCAGCAACGGCACGCAACCCGGAGCCGGCGATTTCGGCGGCGCTGTCCGCCGTCGGCCTGCGCCGGGAGCAACTGCTTGGCAAGGGCATCCGTTCGTTCTCGGGCGGCGAACTCCAGCGCATCTCGATTGCCCGGGCGCTGATCGCCAAGCCCCGGCTGATCGTCGCCGACGAGCCGGTCAGCATGGTCGATGCGTCGCTGCGCATGACGATCGTGAATCTGTTCCGGCAACTGAGCCGGGAGCGCGGCGTGGCTTTCGTCTACATCACGCACGACCTGAGCACCGCCTGCTACCTTTCCGACCGGATGGCGATCATGCGCCACGGGCAAGTCGTCGAATTCGGCCGTCCCGAAGCCATCCTCGCGGCCCCCGACAGCGCCTACACCAAGGCGCTGATGGCGGCCATCCCGACGCTCGATCGCCGCTGGATCGACTGACCGCCACACCCCAAGCCCCAGGAGACATCCGCCATGAAGCGACTCATTCACGCGAGCATCGCGCTGTGCATTGCATGCGCAGCCAACACCCCGGCGCTGGCCGAAAACATGACCGATGTCGGAACGCCGCGCAAGGAAACCCTGGTGGTCGACATCCTCACGGGCCGGGTTGGCAACCCCAAGCGCATGAACCCCTATCTCGAAGGCAACAGCCTGGTTCAGGGATTGCACCAGCTCGGCTACAGCAACCTGTGGGAGATAGATACCGTCAAGGGCGTCCAGTACCCGGCGCTGGCCGCCACCATGCCCGAGGCCATCGATGGCAAGAACACCCGCTGGCGCTTCAAGGTGCGCAAGGGGCTGGCGTGGAGCGACGGCGTGCCATTCAGCGCCGCCGACGTGGCCTATACCGCGCAGATGATCATCGGCAACCCCAAGCTGCCCTACAACCGCTTCCTGGAAAAGAACATCAAGAGCATCCAGGCGATCGACGCAGAAACGGTGGAACTGGAGACGCTCAGTGCGATGCCGAAAATCGCCTACATGTTCGGTTCCGTGATCTTCGGCAACGGCTTTCGCGTGCTGCCCAAGCATGTCTGGGAAAAGGTCGATCCGGCGACGTTCGCCAACTTCCCGCCGGTGACCATCGGCCCGTACAAGCTCAAGGAGGTGGACGACAACGGTTTTTGGTTCCTGTGGGAGAAGCGGGCCGACTGGCAAAAGACCGACGCCGGACAAATCGTCGGCGAGCCCAAGCCAAAGTACGTCCTGTTTCGCTCCTACGGCACGGAAGAAAAGCGGATCATGGCAATGGCCCGGAACGACATCGATGTGCTGACCGACATCACGCCCGAAGGCTTGGACATCCTGCGGCAAAGGAATGCCAAGGTGAAGTCCTGGTACGACGCCTTCCCCTGGGCCGCCCTGGACGACCCCTGCGAGCGGGGCATCTCGTTCAACACCTC from the Verminephrobacter eiseniae EF01-2 genome contains:
- a CDS encoding ABC transporter ATP-binding protein; its protein translation is MGSAPPILAIDGLQKTYGRGGLFGQNAGRRALDGVSMVLDGGGGQILAVVGESGSGKTTLARIILRLVKADAGTVRIAGEPVVGRPDGTVDDQRLRQLVQPIFQNPFETFSLHLPVDQYLIRTAINLGDAATARNPEPAISAALSAVGLRREQLLGKGIRSFSGGELQRISIARALIAKPRLIVADEPVSMVDASLRMTIVNLFRQLSRERGVAFVYITHDLSTACYLSDRMAIMRHGQVVEFGRPEAILAAPDSAYTKALMAAIPTLDRRWID